From Orenia marismortui DSM 5156, one genomic window encodes:
- a CDS encoding chromate resistance protein ChrB domain-containing protein: protein MNSVVMAKNSNQYVLWEGLEPDQCGVAWLIKRFVNPEAKFKFVKKGTIVKEGISLDTPYSKIQRKHNQPAFEVAMNRFELKDPVLQRISKIIWDIEINKWDKKVTDEAAGLSAVIYGLAKVEKDYNQALSKSFIIYDALYAGLGGEKK from the coding sequence TTGAATTCAGTTGTAATGGCTAAGAATTCTAATCAATATGTATTGTGGGAAGGATTAGAGCCTGACCAATGTGGTGTTGCTTGGTTAATTAAGAGGTTTGTTAATCCTGAGGCTAAATTTAAATTTGTTAAGAAGGGAACTATTGTTAAGGAGGGGATTTCTTTAGATACACCTTATTCCAAAATTCAACGGAAGCATAATCAACCTGCTTTTGAGGTGGCTATGAATAGATTTGAGTTAAAGGATCCAGTTTTGCAGAGGATAAGTAAAATTATTTGGGATATTGAGATAAATAAATGGGATAAGAAAGTGACTGATGAAGCAGCTGGATTGTCTGCAGTGATATATGGACTAGCAAAAGTTGAAAAAGATTATAATCAGGCTTTAAGCAAGAGTTTTATAATTTATGATGCTTTGTATGCTGGATTAGGAGGTGAAAAAAAATAA
- a CDS encoding flagellar hook assembly protein FlgD, with protein sequence MKRVKLFLLLIFLVVIYSNHIIAAEEMITKVQVKSSNFNPSSGEECQLVYNLAKEAKVYVNVYTADFHLVNQIASGVFQEEGEHKVSWDGRDINNQVVADEAYFFYIKAKFDDGSEAIYDPTTFSGGEEFEVTDVDYNSEEGSFTFNLKRPARVLMRVGIDNGPMINTLLDWKPRPAGHNILYWSGFDKDGVLDAREFSGLKLVTIGFYLPESSVITYGNNKSNYFKYINSLKTKKKVLREEKLRKVKISPYYYLQLRDYRTPQFSVELPQYNEANYNIKKDSKLLIRILAKNEFKRLLMKNRFEVILFLDAKFIYEEEEGYIPFNIPWSTKGLDPGEHYLTVVLATYNGQVGSRSLKINIKE encoded by the coding sequence GTGAAGAGAGTAAAATTATTTTTATTATTAATTTTCTTAGTTGTGATTTATTCTAATCATATAATTGCAGCTGAAGAGATGATTACTAAAGTTCAGGTTAAGTCAAGCAATTTTAATCCTTCTTCAGGTGAAGAATGTCAGTTAGTTTATAATTTAGCAAAAGAAGCGAAGGTTTATGTTAATGTATATACAGCTGATTTTCATCTGGTAAATCAGATAGCTAGTGGGGTTTTTCAAGAAGAGGGTGAGCATAAGGTAAGCTGGGATGGCAGAGATATTAATAATCAAGTAGTAGCAGATGAAGCCTATTTTTTCTATATTAAAGCTAAGTTTGATGATGGTTCTGAAGCAATATATGATCCTACTACTTTTTCGGGAGGAGAAGAATTTGAAGTAACTGATGTAGACTATAATTCAGAAGAGGGAAGTTTTACATTTAACTTAAAAAGACCAGCTAGAGTACTAATGAGAGTGGGGATAGATAATGGTCCAATGATAAATACTCTGCTAGATTGGAAACCTCGACCAGCAGGGCATAATATTCTTTATTGGTCAGGTTTTGACAAGGATGGAGTTTTAGATGCTAGAGAATTCTCAGGATTAAAACTAGTAACCATTGGATTTTATTTGCCAGAGAGTAGTGTAATTACATATGGCAATAATAAGTCTAATTATTTTAAATATATTAATAGCTTAAAGACGAAGAAGAAAGTATTGAGAGAAGAGAAATTAAGGAAGGTAAAAATTTCTCCATATTACTACTTACAGTTAAGAGACTATAGAACACCACAGTTTAGTGTGGAATTACCTCAATATAATGAAGCTAACTATAATATTAAAAAAGATAGTAAATTACTGATTAGAATTCTAGCTAAGAACGAATTCAAGAGGTTATTAATGAAGAATAGATTTGAAGTTATTCTCTTTTTAGATGCTAAGTTTATTTATGAAGAAGAAGAAGGATATATACCTTTTAATATTCCTTGGAGTACTAAGGGGTTAGATCCAGGTGAACATTATTTAACGGTTGTTTTGGCAACATATAATGGACAGGTAGGTAGTAGAAGTTTAAAGATTAATATAAAAGAATAG
- a CDS encoding RHS repeat-associated core domain-containing protein — translation MNNRKSRLLIGMMVVVLLLSFSVIGQAYNKPWDQGHNGTNLDDEGPSSPGDKATDKNNECKNGDPVDLYTGNFDYDTVDFQVASRGINMIFQRSYNAVDYYDGPFGPGWNFSYNIRLIEIPKKSYRIEGENGEVRIVIIPKKVIIRQGNSDRLTFVKGEDSYSCLSNEFQGSLEEEINGSYILRQKSGLYQVFSSEGVIKEEADRNGNKISFRYDGSGRLTSINDTVGRVYSLIYNSSGKVSRIIIPGNQRFRYNYDRQGRLTEFVEPNGATTRYTYKGDTRLLTKIIDPARVTRVENHYDEQDRVLKQFYDGGNFKFNYSSGDYREVTDRKGSISKYWLDDGGRPLKKEDPLNNRIKYSYNGAGKVSSIINPKGATTKFQYDDNQNLVKIINPLEQSIGIEYNKFGEPTSQSDLTGDKQIEYIYDEDGNISKVKTAAGVSSDYETNEYGQVIKVTNNNGESYQFEYDQYGYLDAVIDPLGNRSEYQYDALGRLTSQTDAKGNVTIYEYGYYGVTKVRDAKGNETKYEYDSKGNLIKVTDALGNSTEYQYNDWDNLVKIIDALGNTVVSYSYDANENLKQITDAKGNTTTYHYDELDRVIKVVDAVGNEVEYGYDAVGNMIEFSDTKDNSYNYEYDKLGRLIKEVDPLNHQKTYSYNEEGLLDLVNEADGDIIDYDYDDFNRLTQVDYSGELSKSYSYDNLGRTASISRGMDSISFAYNSLGQVKEIIDMMGRKLSYNYDAVGNRTGLTLPNTKSFVYAYNQLNRLTAITAPNGDQFSYEYDAIGRRTKLSYPNGKIASYDYDALGRLTELNNGINNYSYNYDEVSNIKSIVSSTGRTNYNYDKLNRLTGVTYPDGENISYSYDAMGNRTRMTTAQGTTSYSYNQLNQLVSAGSINYQYDGEGKLIQKTDGSETFTYSYNAYDRLAQVTKNNTELASYGYDPMGRRVSVTEDGQQRDYLWDGNSLLATYLGTSMENLYAVGSGIDEVLGVYGEQSQYLHSNHLGSITGITGIDGSVLGTQSYTPYGMVRNTTGNFHTRLGFIGREHDTTGLTYIRARYYDASVGRFTRVDPVRDGLNWYGYAGGNPVNYYDPYGLFSMSCPIVQSALERLAMTWGAAFAEPTFLGEIAAIGISGGIIINGAWDIYTYNKDKSGEGDERKGKTPEDLIEEGWKDVTHPQKKKNTDMTDLSKDGEKIEHHPGKPGKPGWEGKDHYHRHNPNKTGKGDYYLDKNGNPVPKNSNPSHLNPWELPF, via the coding sequence ATGAATAATAGAAAAAGTAGGTTATTAATAGGGATGATGGTGGTAGTTTTACTCTTATCCTTTTCTGTAATAGGGCAGGCATATAATAAACCCTGGGATCAGGGGCATAATGGTACTAATCTGGATGATGAAGGACCTTCTTCACCAGGAGATAAAGCTACAGATAAGAATAATGAATGTAAAAATGGAGATCCTGTTGATTTATATACTGGGAACTTTGATTATGATACTGTAGATTTTCAAGTGGCTAGTCGTGGTATAAATATGATCTTTCAGCGTTCTTATAATGCTGTAGATTATTATGATGGCCCCTTTGGTCCAGGTTGGAATTTCTCTTATAATATTAGATTAATAGAAATCCCCAAAAAATCATATAGAATAGAAGGAGAAAATGGAGAAGTTCGTATTGTTATTATCCCTAAGAAGGTTATTATTCGTCAAGGCAATAGCGATAGGCTGACTTTTGTAAAAGGCGAAGATAGTTATAGTTGTTTATCAAATGAATTTCAAGGAAGTTTAGAGGAAGAAATTAATGGAAGCTATATTTTGCGTCAAAAATCAGGATTATATCAAGTGTTTAGCTCTGAAGGTGTGATTAAAGAAGAGGCTGATAGAAATGGAAATAAGATTTCATTTAGATATGATGGAAGTGGTCGCTTAACTAGTATCAATGATACAGTAGGTAGAGTTTATAGTCTTATCTACAATAGTTCAGGTAAGGTGAGCAGGATAATTATTCCAGGTAATCAGAGATTTAGGTATAATTATGATAGACAAGGTAGGTTAACAGAGTTTGTAGAGCCAAATGGAGCAACAACTAGATATACCTATAAGGGTGATACAAGATTATTGACTAAAATTATCGATCCTGCTAGGGTAACTAGAGTAGAAAATCATTATGATGAGCAGGATAGGGTTTTAAAACAGTTTTATGATGGTGGTAATTTTAAATTTAATTATAGTAGCGGTGATTATCGTGAAGTGACAGATAGAAAAGGTAGTATAAGTAAATACTGGTTAGATGATGGAGGACGCCCATTAAAAAAAGAGGATCCGCTAAATAATAGAATCAAGTATAGTTATAATGGGGCTGGAAAAGTTAGCTCAATTATTAATCCTAAAGGTGCTACAACTAAATTTCAATATGATGATAATCAAAATTTAGTTAAAATTATTAATCCATTAGAGCAAAGTATAGGTATAGAATATAATAAATTTGGTGAACCGACAAGTCAGAGTGATTTAACTGGTGATAAGCAGATAGAGTATATCTATGATGAAGATGGGAATATAAGCAAAGTTAAGACAGCAGCAGGGGTAAGTAGTGATTATGAGACTAATGAATATGGTCAGGTAATTAAGGTGACAAATAATAATGGAGAGAGTTATCAATTTGAGTATGATCAATATGGATATTTAGATGCTGTCATTGATCCTCTAGGAAATAGAAGTGAGTATCAATATGATGCCTTAGGTAGATTAACAAGCCAGACTGATGCTAAGGGTAATGTAACTATTTATGAGTATGGTTACTATGGAGTTACTAAGGTAAGAGATGCCAAAGGAAATGAGACTAAATATGAATATGATAGTAAGGGTAATCTAATCAAAGTAACTGATGCTTTAGGAAATAGTACAGAGTATCAATATAATGACTGGGATAATCTAGTTAAGATAATTGATGCTTTAGGCAATACTGTGGTTAGTTATAGTTATGATGCCAATGAGAACCTAAAACAGATCACTGATGCTAAAGGAAATACAACTACTTATCATTACGATGAATTAGATCGAGTAATAAAAGTAGTAGATGCAGTAGGTAATGAGGTAGAGTATGGCTATGATGCTGTCGGAAATATGATTGAGTTTAGTGATACTAAGGATAATAGTTATAATTATGAGTATGATAAGTTAGGAAGGTTAATTAAAGAGGTAGATCCTCTTAATCATCAGAAGACTTACAGTTATAATGAGGAGGGATTATTGGATCTAGTCAATGAGGCTGATGGTGATATAATCGATTATGATTATGATGACTTTAATAGATTAACTCAAGTCGATTATTCAGGGGAGCTAAGTAAAAGCTATAGTTATGATAACTTAGGAAGAACAGCGAGTATCAGTCGAGGGATGGATAGTATCTCCTTTGCTTATAATAGCTTAGGGCAGGTAAAGGAAATAATAGATATGATGGGTAGAAAGCTAAGCTATAACTATGATGCAGTAGGCAATCGGACAGGGCTGACTCTACCTAATACTAAGAGCTTTGTTTATGCTTATAATCAACTGAATCGACTAACAGCAATTACAGCACCTAATGGTGATCAATTCAGCTATGAATATGATGCAATCGGTAGAAGAACGAAGTTAAGCTATCCTAATGGCAAGATAGCAAGCTATGACTATGATGCTTTAGGTAGATTGACAGAATTAAATAATGGAATCAATAATTATAGTTACAACTATGATGAAGTGTCTAATATTAAGAGTATAGTCTCTTCAACAGGCAGAACTAACTACAATTATGATAAGTTGAATCGCTTAACAGGAGTTACTTATCCTGATGGAGAAAATATATCCTATAGTTATGATGCCATGGGTAATCGTACTAGAATGACTACTGCTCAAGGTACAACCAGCTATAGCTATAATCAGTTAAATCAGTTAGTATCAGCAGGTAGTATAAATTATCAATATGATGGAGAAGGAAAACTAATTCAGAAGACAGACGGAAGTGAAACTTTTACTTATAGTTATAATGCTTATGATAGACTGGCTCAAGTAACTAAGAATAACACAGAGCTTGCTAGTTATGGCTATGACCCTATGGGCAGAAGAGTAAGTGTCACTGAAGATGGTCAACAGCGAGATTATCTCTGGGATGGGAATAGTTTACTTGCTACTTATCTAGGTACTTCGATGGAGAATCTCTATGCAGTAGGCTCAGGAATTGATGAAGTCTTAGGAGTCTATGGTGAGCAGAGTCAATATTTGCATAGTAATCACCTAGGTTCAATCACAGGTATTACTGGAATAGATGGAAGTGTGTTGGGTACACAGAGCTATACACCATATGGTATGGTGAGGAATACTACAGGTAACTTCCATACTAGACTAGGCTTTATAGGTCGTGAGCATGATACTACAGGACTGACTTACATAAGAGCTAGATACTATGATGCTAGTGTCGGTAGGTTTACGAGAGTGGATCCGGTGAGAGATGGATTGAATTGGTATGGGTATGCTGGTGGGAATCCAGTTAATTATTATGATCCTTATGGATTATTTTCTATGTCATGTCCAATCGTACAAAGTGCTCTAGAGCGACTGGCAATGACATGGGGGGCAGCTTTTGCTGAACCGACTTTTTTAGGTGAAATTGCTGCTATAGGAATTTCAGGTGGGATTATAATTAATGGTGCATGGGATATATATACTTATAATAAGGATAAAAGTGGTGAGGGTGATGAACGAAAAGGAAAAACCCCAGAAGATTTAATTGAGGAAGGATGGAAAGATGTAACACATCCTCAAAAAAAGAAAAATACTGATATGACTGATTTATCTAAGGATGGAGAAAAAATAGAACACCATCCTGGTAAACCAGGGAAACCAGGTTGGGAGGGTAAAGACCATTATCATAGGCATAATCCTAATAAAACTGGTAAAGGAGATTATTATCTTGATAAAAATGGAAATCCAGTTCCTAAAAATTCAAATCCGTCTCATCTTAATCCTTGGGAATTACCATTTTAG
- a CDS encoding FlgD immunoglobulin-like domain containing protein, whose protein sequence is MKKRADKYFLLVLILLIGVVSVVDVSTAQESDSVITIGASIFAKEGSLGLSGDNYDFDKCIYSTGDLIYLNKWGDPFKEDEVVVNVDDNDLPKLDFDYFKKNADTYSASMDEFLEGLKDGRINYHRKIPGGIHFIDIPEGVDYQELNQRVRLDWEVDKNDPVFLVINGDVDIKRFSIRALNNVNFLVRGNLSIDTTFSLGSIPFFYDYGNLIYTEGDLKFVRNTFKSSHDYIWGEDLHRHNRFNKWFNGVIISGGNVDIGRALSWRYMKLNPITIDTVQKAIKKKADLVGRAPLKVYFDNNAESEVGTITTYKWDFENDGNYDWTSYVSDTFSHIYDEVGLYETKLTVFDNQGNSASKIFKLKILAKPAEVDWSVYPLEGRAPLNVNFEIKVSDDIKKCVVDFEGDGNYDYSKFEEILSFDEEYQNSNDNWIAEGSWGKSDSLYYTEPDSWTDSPAGNYGDNNDSSLIINEVDLSESEDPVLEFYHRYNVESYDDFCFVEISEDGGNSWNRLKQYTGSKPSFGKEEVLLADYVGEVVSIRFRLVSDGYRNYDGWYLDQIRVYDNRSEFTHSYEEVGSYKPTLKVIDSLGNEFIKTKEIRVKDRGSTDLSVGISVDKSKGDAPLTVNFDGVIYSYGSEVVLYEWDFDGDGMVDWSGEDKEEALNASYTYENSGLYQPELKITDNNGNSAKMEVEIRVNLDLSFDSVDRYFNPYQDESVRIDYNLDGPADVSIDLVKRDGSIVRSLLEEASRNAGLNSDSWDGRDDNGNLLEPDVYYVVIKANNGFSNDIVDNRDQFDKLSYPGINFSNSLTPYMSKFCDVSWYMGERALVTLYIGDYRSGERVRTFLNKEPLLAGNQSLLWDGINDSGEVAAENSYVFAIHLESIPKTGIILQPMNAYVKDFKVSPYYFNAEDNPYQAVPGMNETEFSITLTEAAKLKVDIYDKSGNKIRSLVSDKYQSNHLLTWDGVNDEGESLAEGLYSVEVRPISEAGLESETFKAYIYLFY, encoded by the coding sequence TTGAAGAAAAGAGCAGATAAGTATTTTTTACTTGTTCTTATTTTGTTAATTGGAGTGGTTTCGGTGGTGGATGTCTCAACTGCCCAAGAAAGCGATTCGGTAATTACTATCGGAGCATCTATCTTTGCTAAAGAAGGTAGCTTAGGATTATCAGGGGATAACTATGATTTTGATAAATGTATTTATTCTACTGGAGATTTAATTTATCTTAATAAGTGGGGAGATCCTTTTAAAGAGGATGAAGTAGTTGTTAATGTAGATGATAATGATCTTCCTAAACTGGATTTTGATTATTTTAAGAAGAATGCAGATACATATTCAGCTAGCATGGATGAATTCTTAGAAGGCTTAAAAGATGGTAGGATTAATTATCATCGTAAAATTCCTGGGGGAATACACTTCATTGATATACCTGAAGGTGTAGATTATCAGGAATTAAATCAAAGAGTTAGGTTAGATTGGGAAGTGGATAAGAATGATCCAGTTTTTCTAGTAATAAATGGTGATGTTGATATTAAAAGATTTTCTATTAGAGCATTAAATAATGTTAATTTTCTTGTTAGAGGTAACTTATCAATTGATACAACTTTTAGTTTAGGTTCAATACCTTTCTTTTATGATTATGGTAATTTAATTTACACTGAAGGAGATTTGAAATTTGTTAGAAATACCTTTAAATCTAGTCATGACTATATTTGGGGAGAAGACCTTCATAGGCACAATAGATTTAATAAATGGTTTAATGGAGTAATTATCTCAGGGGGAAATGTAGATATTGGTCGAGCACTTTCTTGGCGCTATATGAAACTAAATCCGATCACAATAGATACTGTTCAAAAAGCTATCAAAAAGAAAGCTGATTTAGTAGGAAGGGCTCCATTGAAAGTTTATTTTGATAATAATGCTGAAAGTGAAGTAGGAACTATAACAACATATAAATGGGATTTTGAGAATGATGGTAATTATGACTGGACTTCATATGTTTCCGATACTTTCAGTCATATCTATGATGAAGTAGGTCTATATGAAACTAAGTTAACAGTTTTTGATAATCAAGGAAATAGTGCTTCTAAAATATTTAAGCTAAAGATATTAGCAAAGCCAGCAGAAGTGGACTGGTCTGTCTATCCTTTGGAAGGTAGGGCACCTTTGAATGTTAACTTTGAGATAAAGGTTAGTGATGATATTAAGAAGTGTGTAGTTGATTTTGAAGGTGATGGAAACTATGACTACTCTAAGTTTGAAGAAATTCTTTCTTTTGATGAAGAGTATCAGAATAGTAATGATAATTGGATAGCTGAAGGTAGCTGGGGTAAGAGTGATTCTTTATACTATACAGAGCCTGATTCTTGGACAGATTCACCTGCAGGAAATTATGGAGATAATAATGATTCTAGTTTGATAATCAATGAGGTTGATTTAAGTGAAAGTGAAGATCCTGTTTTAGAATTCTACCATAGGTATAATGTTGAGTCTTATGATGATTTCTGTTTTGTAGAGATATCAGAAGATGGAGGTAATAGTTGGAATAGATTAAAACAATATACTGGTAGTAAACCATCTTTTGGGAAGGAAGAAGTACTATTAGCGGATTATGTGGGAGAGGTTGTTAGTATCAGATTTAGATTAGTAAGTGATGGTTATCGTAATTATGATGGTTGGTATTTAGATCAGATTAGAGTTTATGATAATAGAAGTGAATTTACACATAGTTATGAAGAAGTTGGAAGTTATAAGCCGACTTTGAAAGTGATTGATAGCTTAGGTAATGAATTTATTAAGACTAAAGAGATTAGAGTTAAAGATAGAGGTAGCACAGATTTAAGTGTTGGTATATCTGTGGATAAAAGCAAGGGGGATGCACCATTAACTGTTAATTTTGATGGTGTGATATATAGTTATGGCAGTGAAGTAGTTTTATATGAATGGGATTTTGATGGTGATGGTATGGTTGATTGGAGTGGTGAAGATAAAGAAGAAGCTTTGAATGCTTCATATACTTATGAAAATTCTGGTTTATATCAGCCAGAACTTAAGATTACTGATAATAATGGGAATAGTGCTAAGATGGAAGTTGAAATTAGAGTTAATCTTGATCTTTCTTTTGATAGTGTTGATAGATATTTCAATCCTTATCAGGATGAAAGTGTAAGAATTGATTATAATCTTGATGGACCGGCTGATGTTTCGATTGATTTAGTAAAGAGGGATGGAAGTATTGTTAGGAGTTTGCTTGAAGAAGCGAGTAGGAATGCAGGGCTAAATAGTGATAGCTGGGATGGTAGAGATGATAATGGTAATTTATTAGAGCCTGATGTTTATTATGTAGTTATTAAGGCTAATAATGGCTTTTCTAATGATATTGTTGATAATAGAGATCAGTTTGATAAGCTATCATATCCTGGAATTAATTTTTCTAATTCATTGACTCCATACATGAGTAAGTTCTGTGATGTTTCATGGTATATGGGAGAAAGAGCCTTAGTAACTCTTTATATTGGTGATTATAGAAGCGGAGAGAGAGTAAGGACATTTCTAAATAAAGAACCTCTTTTAGCGGGTAATCAAAGTCTTCTGTGGGATGGGATTAATGATAGTGGAGAAGTAGCAGCTGAAAATTCTTATGTCTTTGCTATTCATTTAGAGTCGATTCCAAAGACAGGTATTATTCTACAGCCAATGAATGCTTATGTGAAAGACTTTAAGGTGAGTCCTTATTACTTTAATGCAGAGGATAATCCCTATCAGGCAGTACCTGGAATGAATGAGACAGAATTTAGTATTACTTTGACTGAAGCTGCTAAGCTAAAGGTAGATATATATGATAAAAGTGGTAATAAGATTAGATCATTAGTTAGTGATAAGTATCAAAGTAATCATTTGTTGACTTGGGATGGAGTTAATGATGAGGGAGAAAGTCTTGCAGAAGGATTGTATAGTGTGGAGGTAAGACCTATCTCTGAAGCTGGTTTAGAATCAGAGACTTTTAAAGCTTATATTTATCTCTTTTATTAA
- a CDS encoding RHS repeat-associated core domain-containing protein has translation MENLYAVGSGIDEVLGVYGEQSQYLHSNHLGSITGITGIDGIVLGARSYTPYGMVRNTTGSFNSDLGFIGRSQGGITGLTYIRARYYDASMGRFTRVDPIKDGLNWYGYCGGNPVNFYDPTGLVRWGQLALGSLQAVGGGFEFAAGFGSEFGSGGLSTPVSILAMADGASNVSEGFANIWDSFSDSDVNTDKYNPIKYGMKEAGEYVGGKYGRYKWGSECGENAGRKIGRDLGGLGYTIFNTGLNAAATIDGVRNFSDDLLRKSPTRTIENIGSSLFNANKSAQSGWMAVEQSYHKVRLGGHIAGFVNDSYGYGSLGYHAYKGY, from the coding sequence ATGGAGAATCTCTATGCAGTAGGAAGTGGAATCGATGAAGTCTTAGGAGTCTATGGTGAGCAGAGTCAATATTTGCATAGTAATCATTTAGGTTCAATCACAGGTATTACTGGAATAGATGGAATTGTGCTAGGTGCGAGAAGCTATACACCATATGGAATGGTGAGGAATACTACAGGAAGCTTTAATAGTGACTTAGGATTTATCGGAAGAAGTCAAGGTGGCATAACAGGACTGACTTACATAAGAGCTAGATACTATGATGCTAGTATGGGTAGATTTACTAGAGTTGACCCGATTAAGGATGGGTTGAATTGGTATGGGTATTGTGGTGGGAATCCAGTTAATTTTTATGACCCCACTGGATTGGTTAGATGGGGACAACTTGCATTAGGTTCATTACAAGCTGTAGGAGGCGGATTTGAGTTTGCTGCTGGTTTTGGTTCAGAATTTGGAAGTGGAGGATTATCAACACCTGTAAGTATTTTAGCAATGGCAGACGGAGCTTCTAATGTATCAGAAGGTTTTGCAAATATATGGGATTCATTTAGCGATTCAGATGTTAACACGGATAAATATAATCCAATTAAATATGGAATGAAAGAAGCTGGAGAATATGTTGGAGGAAAATATGGTAGATATAAATGGGGGAGTGAATGTGGCGAAAATGCAGGCAGAAAAATAGGAAGAGATTTAGGAGGTTTAGGATATACAATTTTTAATACAGGATTAAATGCTGCAGCAACTATTGATGGAGTAAGGAACTTTAGTGATGATTTACTTAGAAAGAGTCCTACTAGAACAATAGAAAATATTGGATCTTCATTATTTAATGCTAATAAAAGTGCTCAATCTGGTTGGATGGCAGTTGAACAGTCATATCATAAAGTCAGATTAGGAGGTCATATAGCTGGTTTTGTTAATGATTCATATGGATATGGTTCTTTGGGATATCATGCTTATAAAGGATACTAA
- a CDS encoding TolB-like translocation protein, which produces MGKIVFSRNLNNNWDIWIYEFNSGKLEQVTSTVEDEVNPVWLEEGKIAYLRNGDIYIKDKQEIRITDTGKYRYLTFDYDNNRLLYSYYHEDESCNIGYYDLETKQEGILFELEGQQIHPSIANNRLYFTQAYTVKGEIRQEVYNYSSNKGIRPVVVDEDYYFYRPAISAKRKSLLFGSNSGLYISNSRGKKIKKLNLHRDYIEYPAWGSGDYIIFTTFAENKLSLAIYNLSSEKMEILDIAGDCREADWQ; this is translated from the coding sequence ATGGGGAAAATTGTTTTCTCCCGCAATCTTAATAATAATTGGGATATCTGGATTTATGAATTCAATAGTGGCAAATTAGAACAAGTGACTTCTACAGTAGAGGATGAGGTTAATCCAGTTTGGTTAGAAGAAGGCAAGATAGCTTATTTAAGAAATGGTGATATATATATAAAGGATAAGCAAGAAATAAGAATTACAGATACTGGGAAATATCGTTATTTAACCTTTGATTATGATAATAATAGGTTATTATATTCTTATTATCATGAGGATGAAAGCTGTAACATAGGGTATTATGATTTAGAAACAAAGCAGGAAGGTATTTTATTTGAATTGGAAGGGCAACAGATTCATCCATCTATTGCAAACAATAGACTTTATTTCACACAGGCTTATACTGTTAAAGGGGAAATTCGCCAAGAAGTTTATAATTATTCTTCAAATAAAGGTATAAGACCGGTAGTTGTTGATGAAGATTATTATTTTTACCGACCAGCTATTTCAGCTAAAAGAAAAAGTCTTCTTTTTGGTAGTAATTCAGGCTTATATATAAGTAATAGTAGGGGTAAGAAAATTAAAAAGCTTAATTTACATAGGGATTATATTGAATACCCAGCGTGGGGTAGTGGAGATTATATTATTTTTACGACTTTTGCAGAAAATAAATTATCTCTTGCTATTTATAATTTGAGTTCAGAAAAAATGGAGATACTTGATATAGCAGGAGATTGTAGAGAGGCTGACTGGCAGTAG